Proteins from a single region of Pseudomonas sp. BSw22131:
- the greA gene encoding transcription elongation factor GreA, with the protein MIKYPMTLQGAKALEEEHAHLTKVIRPKLSQDIGTARELGDLKENAEYHAAREQQGMVEARIRDIEGRMQNAQVIDVSAIPHTGKVIFGTTVEIANVETDDRVTYQIVGEDEADIKLGKISVGSPIARALIAKEEGDVVAVKTPSGVIEYEIVEVRHV; encoded by the coding sequence ATGATCAAATACCCGATGACTCTTCAGGGCGCCAAAGCCCTGGAAGAGGAACACGCTCACCTCACCAAGGTCATTCGTCCAAAGCTTAGCCAGGACATTGGTACCGCCCGCGAGTTGGGTGACTTGAAAGAGAACGCTGAGTACCACGCTGCTCGCGAGCAGCAGGGTATGGTCGAGGCGCGCATCCGTGACATTGAAGGCCGTATGCAGAACGCGCAGGTGATTGATGTCAGTGCGATCCCGCATACCGGCAAGGTCATCTTCGGCACGACTGTAGAAATCGCCAACGTCGAGACCGACGACCGCGTGACCTATCAAATCGTGGGCGAGGATGAGGCCGACATAAAGCTTGGCAAGATATCGGTAGGCTCACCGATTGCGCGCGCGCTGATTGCAAAGGAAGAAGGTGATGTTGTCGCGGTGAAAACCCCGAGCGGTGTCATCGAGTATGAAATTGTAGAAGTGCGCCACGTCTGA
- the folP gene encoding dihydropteroate synthase produces the protein MTSALYPTRLPCGNRVLDLARTHVMGILNVTPDSFSDGGRFAQRDAALRHAESMIAAGATLIDVGGESTRPGAVPVSSDGELQRVASIVEAIHRELDVIISVDTSTPAVMLEAARLGAGLINDVRSLRREGALEAAASTGLPVCLMHMLGEPTDMQLDPHYEDLLTEVGVFLSDRMDECMAAGIDRDRIILDPGFGFAKTVDHNLSLFKHMHILHKLGRPLLVGVSRKSMIGKVLDRPVNERLYGGLALAAMAMIQGARILRVHDVPETVDVVRMIAAVESAK, from the coding sequence ATGACTTCTGCGCTGTACCCAACCCGGTTGCCTTGCGGCAACCGGGTTCTTGATTTGGCCCGGACGCACGTCATGGGCATCTTGAATGTCACCCCCGATTCGTTTTCTGATGGCGGCCGCTTCGCGCAGCGGGATGCCGCATTGCGTCATGCGGAGTCGATGATTGCCGCGGGCGCAACCTTGATAGACGTAGGCGGCGAGTCAACCCGCCCTGGCGCAGTTCCCGTTTCTTCGGATGGTGAATTGCAGCGTGTCGCCTCGATCGTCGAGGCGATCCATCGAGAGCTCGATGTGATCATTTCAGTGGATACCTCCACACCTGCGGTCATGCTGGAGGCTGCGCGCTTAGGTGCTGGGCTGATCAACGATGTCCGCTCACTGCGGCGTGAAGGTGCTTTGGAGGCTGCTGCATCCACTGGGCTGCCCGTTTGCCTGATGCATATGCTCGGCGAACCTACTGATATGCAGCTCGATCCACACTACGAAGACCTCCTGACAGAGGTCGGCGTGTTCTTGTCGGACCGAATGGATGAATGCATGGCTGCCGGCATTGATCGAGATCGGATTATCCTTGATCCGGGCTTTGGCTTTGCCAAAACGGTCGATCATAATCTCAGCCTGTTCAAGCACATGCATATCCTCCACAAGCTGGGGCGTCCCTTGCTGGTGGGCGTGTCGCGCAAAAGTATGATTGGCAAGGTGCTGGATCGGCCTGTTAACGAGCGTCTTTACGGCGGCTTGGCGCTAGCTGCTATGGCGATGATCCAAGGCGCACGAATCCTGCGTGTGCACGATGTGCCTGAAACGGTCGACGTTGTGCGCATGATTGCCGCTGTTGAATCGGCAAAATAA
- a CDS encoding YhbY family RNA-binding protein, whose product MPLTQEQKKQYKSIGHHLKPVLTVADNGLTEGVLAELERALSDHELIKIKLNILDRESRLASIAQLCKAGHADLVQVIGKMALIYRKNAKVNKQLSNIHRFA is encoded by the coding sequence ATGCCGCTCACACAAGAGCAGAAGAAACAATACAAATCCATTGGCCACCATCTGAAACCGGTGTTGACTGTGGCTGACAATGGTCTGACTGAAGGTGTGTTAGCCGAACTGGAGCGCGCACTGAGCGATCACGAGCTGATCAAGATCAAGCTCAATATCCTTGATCGCGAGAGCCGCCTGGCATCCATTGCACAACTGTGCAAGGCGGGCCATGCAGATCTGGTGCAGGTCATCGGCAAAATGGCGCTGATTTATCGCAAAAACGCCAAGGTAAACAAGCAGCTGTCGAACATACATCGTTTCGCCTGA
- the tpiA gene encoding triose-phosphate isomerase has translation MRRPMVAGNWKMHGTRASVAELIEGLVNLALPGSVDVAVFPTSLHIGLVAECLEGTSIVVGAQNAAHETGQGALTGEVSPGQVVDMGCKFVLVGHSERRQIMGETNSVLNHKFAAAQASGLTPILCVGETLEEREAGKTLEVVGRQLDSIIEELGIDAFVNAVIAYEPVWAIGTGLTASPQQAQDVHAEIRAQLAKENAEVAQGVRLLYGGSVKAANAAELFGMPDIDGGLIGGASLNADEFGAIIRAAGN, from the coding sequence ATGCGTCGCCCTATGGTAGCTGGTAACTGGAAGATGCACGGTACCCGCGCCAGCGTCGCTGAGCTGATTGAGGGTCTTGTGAATCTTGCCCTCCCAGGCAGTGTTGATGTAGCGGTTTTTCCGACATCCCTGCACATTGGTCTTGTGGCCGAATGCCTTGAAGGCACTTCTATTGTCGTCGGTGCGCAAAATGCTGCGCATGAGACGGGGCAGGGTGCTTTGACTGGCGAAGTGTCGCCAGGTCAGGTTGTTGATATGGGTTGCAAGTTTGTACTTGTTGGGCACTCGGAGCGTCGCCAGATTATGGGCGAAACTAATTCGGTGCTTAATCACAAGTTTGCGGCTGCTCAAGCGAGTGGTCTTACTCCGATACTTTGTGTTGGTGAGACCCTTGAAGAGCGCGAGGCGGGCAAAACGCTCGAAGTTGTCGGGCGGCAGCTCGACAGCATCATCGAAGAGCTGGGCATTGATGCTTTTGTCAATGCGGTTATCGCTTATGAGCCGGTCTGGGCTATTGGTACCGGGCTGACTGCTTCACCGCAGCAAGCCCAGGATGTGCACGCTGAAATTCGTGCGCAACTTGCAAAAGAGAATGCTGAAGTCGCACAAGGCGTGCGGCTTCTTTATGGCGGCAGCGTGAAGGCGGCCAATGCGGCTGAACTGTTCGGCATGCCGGATATCGATGGGGGGCTCATTGGTGGTGCCTCCCTGAATGCAGATGAGTTCGGGGCGATTATTCGCGCCGCGGGAAACTGA
- the rlmE gene encoding 23S rRNA (uridine(2552)-2'-O)-methyltransferase RlmE encodes MARSKTSHNWLKEHFDDKYVKMAQKDGYRSRASYKLLEIQEKDKIIRPGMTVIDLGAAPGGWSQVTSRLIGGQGRLIASDILEMDSIPDVTFIQGDFTEDAVLAQILEAVGNTQVDLVISDMAPNMSGLSAVDMPRAMFLCELALDLAGRVLRPGGDFLIKVFQGEGFDVYHKDIRKLFDKVQMRKPLSSRDRSREQYLLGRGFRGIEGSASVERL; translated from the coding sequence GTGGCCCGTTCCAAGACAAGCCATAACTGGCTCAAAGAGCATTTCGACGACAAGTACGTCAAAATGGCGCAGAAAGACGGCTACCGTTCGCGCGCCAGCTACAAGCTGCTCGAGATTCAGGAAAAAGACAAAATTATCCGTCCAGGCATGACCGTGATCGATCTCGGTGCAGCGCCGGGTGGCTGGTCCCAGGTGACCAGTCGTCTGATTGGTGGGCAGGGTAGATTGATCGCCTCTGACATCCTTGAGATGGACAGCATCCCTGATGTGACCTTCATTCAAGGGGATTTCACGGAGGACGCCGTACTTGCTCAAATCCTTGAAGCTGTCGGTAATACGCAGGTAGACCTTGTGATTTCCGATATGGCCCCCAATATGAGTGGACTAAGCGCTGTCGACATGCCGCGCGCTATGTTTCTGTGCGAACTGGCACTTGATCTGGCTGGGCGGGTCTTAAGGCCTGGTGGTGACTTCCTGATCAAGGTTTTCCAGGGCGAAGGCTTTGACGTCTATCACAAGGACATCCGCAAGCTGTTTGACAAGGTGCAGATGCGTAAACCTTTGTCTTCGCGTGATCGTTCCCGCGAGCAATATCTGCTGGGACGCGGATTTCGAGGTATCGAAGGGTCTGCGAGCGTCGAAAGACTTTGA
- the glmM gene encoding phosphoglucosamine mutase — protein sequence MTTKKYFGTDGIRGRVGQFPITPDFMLKLGWAAGMAFRKMGACRILVGKDTRISGYMFESALEAGLSAAGADVMLLGPMPTPAIAYLTRTFHAEAGIVISASHNPHHDNGIKFFSGQGTKLPDEIEMMIEELLDAPMTVAESEMLGKVSRVNDAAGRYIEFCKSSVPTSTDFAGLKLVIDCAHGATYKVAPNVFRELGAQVTVLSASPNGLNINDDCGSTHMGALQAAVVAEKADMGIGFDGDGDRVLMVDHTGAIVDGDELLFIIARDLQQRGRLQGGVVGTLMSNLGLELALGELNIPFVRANVGDRYVIAELLERDWQVGGENSGHIVCFQHTTTGDAIIAALQVLLALRRSGESLAQSRQALRKCPQVLVNVRFGGGDVDPVTHPAVMEACDRVTTAMAGRGRVLLRKSGTEPLVRVMVEGEDEQQVRGYADELAKLVTEVCA from the coding sequence ATGACAACCAAGAAATATTTCGGAACCGACGGCATACGCGGTCGTGTGGGGCAGTTCCCGATCACTCCGGACTTCATGCTCAAGCTGGGCTGGGCTGCTGGCATGGCATTTCGCAAGATGGGCGCTTGCCGAATTCTGGTTGGCAAAGACACACGGATTTCCGGCTACATGTTCGAGTCGGCACTTGAGGCTGGACTCTCGGCGGCGGGGGCGGATGTCATGTTACTGGGGCCAATGCCTACGCCTGCGATCGCTTACCTGACCCGAACGTTCCATGCCGAAGCGGGTATCGTCATCAGTGCGTCGCACAATCCTCATCATGACAACGGCATTAAGTTTTTCTCTGGGCAAGGTACCAAATTGCCGGACGAGATCGAGATGATGATCGAGGAGTTGCTTGACGCCCCAATGACTGTTGCCGAGTCGGAAATGCTGGGGAAGGTTTCACGAGTCAACGACGCGGCTGGTCGTTACATCGAGTTTTGTAAGAGCAGCGTACCCACCAGTACTGACTTTGCTGGTCTAAAATTAGTCATCGACTGCGCGCATGGTGCTACCTATAAGGTGGCACCGAACGTGTTTCGCGAGCTGGGCGCTCAAGTCACCGTGCTGTCGGCTTCGCCGAACGGTTTGAATATCAATGATGACTGTGGCTCCACCCATATGGGCGCGCTTCAGGCTGCTGTGGTGGCCGAAAAAGCCGATATGGGTATTGGCTTCGATGGAGACGGGGACCGCGTGCTAATGGTCGACCACACGGGTGCCATCGTTGATGGAGATGAGCTTTTGTTCATTATCGCCCGTGATTTGCAACAGCGTGGCCGGCTACAGGGTGGCGTTGTTGGAACACTTATGAGCAATCTTGGGCTGGAGTTGGCTCTCGGAGAGTTGAACATTCCATTTGTGCGCGCCAATGTTGGCGACCGCTACGTGATTGCCGAACTGCTTGAGCGTGACTGGCAAGTGGGGGGCGAAAACTCAGGGCACATCGTTTGTTTCCAGCACACGACGACAGGTGATGCAATTATCGCAGCGTTGCAGGTGCTACTTGCGCTGCGCCGCAGCGGTGAAAGCCTCGCGCAATCAAGGCAGGCTTTACGTAAATGCCCTCAAGTTCTGGTCAATGTGCGCTTCGGTGGCGGCGACGTCGACCCGGTAACGCACCCAGCAGTCATGGAAGCTTGCGACAGAGTGACCACAGCAATGGCGGGGCGTGGCCGAGTTTTGTTGCGCAAGTCGGGCACTGAGCCACTTGTGCGCGTGATGGTCGAGGGAGAGGACGAACAGCAGGTTCGGGGTTACGCGGATGAGCTGGCCAAACTGGTTACGGAAGTTTGTGCCTGA
- the carA gene encoding glutamine-hydrolyzing carbamoyl-phosphate synthase small subunit → MTKPAILALADGSIFRGEAIGADGQTVGEVVFNTAMTGYQEILTDPSYAKQIVTLTYPHIGNTGTTPEDAESDRVWSAGLVIRDLPLVASNWRNKMSLADYLKANNTVAIAGIDTRRLTRILREKGAQNGCIMAGDNISEEAAIAAARGFPGLKGMDLAKEVSTTERYEWRSSVWELKTDTSPEIAAADLKYHVVAYDYGVKLNILRMLVARGCRVTVVPAQTPANDVLALKPDGVFLSNGPGDPEPCDYAIQAIKDVLETDIPVFGICLGHQLLALASGARTIKMELGHHGANHPVQDLDTGVVMITSQNHGFAVDEATLPANVRAIHKSLFDGSLQGIERTDKDAFSFQGHPEASPGPTDVAPLFDRFITAMAKRR, encoded by the coding sequence TTGACTAAGCCAGCCATACTCGCCCTTGCTGATGGCAGCATTTTTCGTGGCGAAGCCATTGGAGCCGACGGTCAAACCGTTGGTGAGGTGGTGTTTAACACCGCAATGACGGGCTATCAGGAAATCCTTACCGATCCTTCCTATGCCAAGCAAATCGTCACCCTGACTTACCCCCACATTGGCAACACCGGCACTACACCGGAAGACGCTGAATCTGATCGTGTCTGGTCTGCAGGGCTGGTTATCCGTGATCTGCCACTGGTTGCGAGCAACTGGCGCAACAAGATGTCCCTGGCCGATTACCTGAAAGCCAACAACACTGTTGCTATTGCGGGTATCGACACTCGCCGCCTGACCCGCATTTTGCGTGAGAAAGGTGCCCAGAACGGTTGCATCATGGCGGGCGATAACATCTCTGAAGAAGCGGCAATCGCCGCGGCTCGTGGCTTCCCTGGCCTGAAAGGCATGGACCTTGCCAAAGAGGTCAGCACCACGGAGCGCTACGAGTGGCGTTCAAGTGTTTGGGAATTGAAGACCGACACCAGCCCGGAAATCGCTGCTGCTGATTTGAAATACCACGTGGTCGCTTATGACTACGGCGTCAAGCTGAACATCCTGCGCATGCTGGTTGCGCGCGGTTGCCGTGTGACGGTAGTGCCTGCGCAAACCCCCGCCAATGACGTGCTTGCACTCAAGCCTGACGGCGTATTCCTGTCCAACGGCCCGGGCGATCCTGAACCCTGTGATTACGCGATCCAGGCGATAAAGGATGTTCTGGAAACCGATATTCCGGTGTTTGGTATCTGCCTCGGTCATCAGTTGCTTGCTCTGGCGTCGGGCGCGCGGACCATCAAAATGGAGCTGGGTCATCATGGTGCTAACCACCCGGTCCAGGATCTGGACACAGGCGTTGTCATGATCACCAGCCAGAACCATGGATTTGCGGTCGACGAAGCGACACTCCCAGCCAATGTCCGCGCGATTCACAAATCGCTGTTTGACGGCAGCCTGCAGGGCATCGAACGCACCGACAAGGACGCCTTCAGCTTCCAGGGCCACCCTGAAGCAAGCCCGGGTCCGACCGATGTTGCGCCGCTGTTTGATCGCTTTATCACAGCCATGGCCAAGCGCCGCTAA
- the carB gene encoding carbamoyl-phosphate synthase large subunit translates to MPKRTDIKSILILGAGPIVIGQACEFDYSGAQACKALREEGYRVILVNSNPATIMTDPDMADATYIEPIKWQTVAKIIEKERPDALLPTMGGQTALNCALDLEREGVLEKFGVEMIGATADTIDKAEDRSRFDKAMKSIGLDCPRSGIAHTMEESYAVLEKLGFPCIIRPSFTMGGTGGGIAYNREEFEEICTRGLDLSPTKELLIDESLIGWKEYEMEVVRDKKDNCIIVCSIENFDPMGVHTGDSITVAPAQTLTDKEYQIMRNASLAVLREIGVETGGSNVQFGICPDTGRMVVIEMNPRVSRSSALASKATGFPIARVAAKLAIGYTLDELQNEITGGKTPASFEPSIDYVVTKLPRFAFEKFAKADARLTTQMKSVGEVMAIGRTFQESLQKALRGLEVGVSGLDAKLDLSNPESMSVLKRELTVPGAERIWYVADAFRAGMTVEQIFSMNMIDPWFLVQIEDLIKDEEKVKTLGLSSIDRDLMYRLKRKGFSDSRLAKLLGVTEKNLRTHRHKLEVFPVYKRVDTCAAEFATDTAYMYSTYEEECEANPTTRDKIMILGGGPNRIGQGIEFDYCCVHAALALRQDGYETIMVNCNPETVSTDYDTSDRLYFEPVTLEDVLEIVRVEKPKGVIVQYGGQTPLKLARALEAAGVPIIGTSPDAIDRAEDRERFQQMVERLNLRQPPNATVRSEDEAIRAAAKIGYPLVVRPSYVLGGRAMEIVYEEEELKRYLREAVQVSNDSPVLLDHFLNCAIEMDVDAVCDGTDVVIGAIMQHIEQAGVHSGDSACSLPPYSLPAHIQDEMREQVKKMALELGVVGLMNVQLALQGEDIYVIEVNPRASRTVPFVSKCIGVSLAMIAARVMAGKTLKEIGFTKEIIPNFYSVKEAVFPFAKFPGVDPILGPEMKSTGEVMGVGDTFGEAFAKAQMGASELLPTGGTAFISVRDDDKPLVEGVARDLISLGFEIVATAGTARLIEAAGLKVRRVNKVTEGRPHVVDMIKNDEVTLIINTTEGRQSIADSYSIRRNALQHKIYCTTTIAAGEAICEALKFGPEKTVRRLQDLHAGLKA, encoded by the coding sequence ATGCCAAAACGTACAGACATTAAAAGTATCCTGATTCTCGGCGCCGGCCCCATCGTGATCGGCCAGGCCTGTGAATTTGACTACTCCGGCGCCCAGGCCTGCAAAGCCCTGCGCGAGGAGGGTTACCGCGTCATTCTGGTCAACTCCAACCCAGCCACCATAATGACCGACCCGGACATGGCGGATGCGACCTACATCGAACCGATCAAATGGCAGACCGTCGCCAAGATCATCGAAAAAGAGCGTCCGGATGCATTGCTCCCAACCATGGGGGGTCAGACCGCTCTGAACTGCGCACTGGATCTGGAGCGCGAAGGCGTTCTGGAGAAGTTCGGCGTGGAAATGATCGGCGCTACTGCCGACACCATCGATAAAGCGGAAGACCGTTCGCGCTTCGACAAAGCTATGAAATCCATTGGTCTCGATTGCCCGCGCTCGGGTATCGCACACACCATGGAAGAGTCGTATGCCGTCCTGGAGAAGCTTGGGTTTCCGTGCATCATCCGGCCGTCGTTCACCATGGGCGGTACGGGCGGCGGTATCGCCTACAACCGTGAAGAATTCGAAGAGATCTGCACCCGCGGTCTGGACCTGTCTCCGACCAAAGAGCTGCTGATCGACGAATCCCTGATCGGTTGGAAAGAGTACGAGATGGAAGTTGTCCGCGACAAAAAGGACAACTGCATCATTGTCTGCTCTATCGAAAACTTCGACCCGATGGGTGTTCACACCGGCGACTCGATCACTGTTGCGCCAGCCCAGACGCTGACCGACAAGGAATACCAGATCATGCGTAACGCCTCGCTGGCGGTACTGCGTGAAATCGGTGTCGAGACAGGTGGATCCAACGTCCAGTTCGGCATTTGCCCGGACACTGGCCGTATGGTCGTCATCGAGATGAACCCGCGGGTGTCGCGCTCCTCTGCACTGGCTTCCAAAGCGACCGGTTTCCCGATCGCCCGCGTCGCCGCCAAGCTGGCCATCGGTTACACCCTTGATGAGCTGCAGAACGAAATCACCGGCGGTAAGACGCCGGCCTCTTTCGAGCCGTCCATCGACTACGTCGTCACCAAGTTGCCGCGCTTCGCATTCGAAAAGTTTGCCAAAGCCGACGCTCGCCTGACGACGCAAATGAAGTCGGTCGGCGAAGTCATGGCTATCGGCCGCACTTTCCAGGAATCCCTGCAGAAAGCCCTTCGTGGGCTGGAAGTCGGGGTCAGCGGTCTGGATGCGAAGCTGGACCTGAGCAACCCGGAGAGCATGAGCGTCCTCAAGCGCGAGCTGACCGTGCCAGGCGCCGAGCGCATCTGGTATGTCGCTGATGCTTTCCGTGCTGGCATGACGGTTGAACAGATTTTCAGCATGAACATGATCGATCCCTGGTTCCTGGTGCAGATCGAAGATCTGATCAAGGACGAGGAGAAGGTCAAGACGTTAGGCCTGTCGAGTATTGATCGCGATCTGATGTATCGCCTCAAGCGCAAAGGCTTCTCCGATTCTCGTCTGGCCAAGCTGCTGGGCGTCACCGAGAAGAACCTGCGCACCCATCGCCACAAGCTCGAAGTGTTCCCGGTCTACAAGCGCGTCGATACCTGCGCGGCCGAGTTCGCAACGGACACTGCCTACATGTATTCCACGTACGAAGAAGAGTGCGAAGCCAATCCGACGACTCGTGACAAGATCATGATTCTGGGCGGCGGTCCGAACCGTATCGGCCAAGGCATCGAGTTCGACTATTGCTGCGTACACGCCGCCCTGGCGCTGCGTCAGGACGGTTACGAGACCATCATGGTCAACTGTAACCCGGAAACCGTATCGACCGACTACGACACCTCTGACCGTTTGTATTTTGAGCCAGTGACTCTTGAGGACGTGCTGGAAATCGTTCGCGTCGAGAAGCCAAAAGGCGTGATCGTTCAGTACGGCGGGCAAACCCCGCTGAAACTGGCTCGTGCGCTTGAAGCCGCTGGTGTGCCAATCATCGGCACCAGCCCTGATGCAATCGACCGTGCCGAAGACCGCGAGCGCTTCCAGCAAATGGTTGAGCGCCTCAATCTTCGCCAGCCACCTAACGCCACTGTGCGCAGCGAAGACGAAGCGATCCGTGCTGCTGCCAAGATCGGCTATCCGTTGGTGGTGCGTCCGTCCTACGTTTTGGGCGGTCGTGCGATGGAAATCGTGTACGAAGAAGAAGAGCTCAAGCGCTACCTGCGTGAAGCCGTTCAAGTCTCCAACGACAGCCCGGTGCTGCTGGATCACTTCCTCAACTGTGCAATCGAAATGGACGTGGATGCTGTCTGCGACGGCACTGACGTGGTGATCGGCGCGATCATGCAGCACATTGAGCAGGCGGGCGTTCACTCCGGTGACTCCGCGTGCTCCCTGCCTCCGTACTCGCTGCCTGCGCACATCCAGGACGAAATGCGTGAGCAGGTCAAGAAAATGGCCCTCGAACTGGGCGTTGTCGGCCTGATGAACGTGCAGTTGGCGCTTCAGGGTGAAGACATCTACGTCATCGAAGTCAACCCGCGTGCCTCGCGTACCGTGCCGTTCGTTTCGAAGTGCATCGGTGTTTCCCTGGCGATGATCGCCGCGCGCGTGATGGCCGGTAAAACGCTTAAAGAAATCGGTTTCACCAAAGAAATCATCCCGAATTTCTACAGCGTGAAGGAAGCTGTCTTCCCGTTTGCGAAGTTCCCCGGTGTCGACCCGATTCTGGGTCCGGAAATGAAGTCCACCGGTGAAGTCATGGGTGTGGGCGATACCTTCGGTGAAGCGTTTGCCAAGGCTCAGATGGGTGCCAGCGAGTTGCTTCCCACCGGCGGTACTGCATTCATCAGCGTGCGCGATGACGACAAGCCGCTGGTCGAAGGCGTTGCTCGCGACCTGATCAGCCTGGGCTTTGAAATCGTCGCCACTGCTGGAACCGCGCGATTGATCGAAGCAGCGGGCCTGAAGGTTCGCCGCGTGAACAAAGTGACGGAAGGACGCCCGCACGTTGTCGATATGATCAAGAACGACGAAGTCACTCTGATCATCAACACCACAGAAGGTCGGCAATCAATCGCCGATTCCTACTCCATCCGTCGTAACGCCTTGCAGCACAAGATTTATTGCACGACTACCATCGCTGCGGGCGAGGCAATCTGTGAAGCGCTGAAGTTCGGTCCTGAAAAAACCGTGCGTCGCTTGCAGGATCTACATGCAGGATTGAAGGCATGA
- the ftsH gene encoding ATP-dependent zinc metalloprotease FtsH — protein sequence MAKNLILWLIIAAVLVTVMNNFSSPNEPQTLNYSDFIQQVKDGKVEKVAVDGYVITGKRSDGDTFKTIRPAIQDNGLIGDLVDNNVVIEGKQPEQQSIWTQLLVASFPILVIIAVFMFFMRQMQGGAGGKGGPMSFGKSKARLLSEDQVKTTLADVAGCDEAKEEVGELVEFLRDPGKFQRLGGRIPRGVLMVGPPGTGKTLLAKAIAGEAKVPFFTISGSDFVEMFVGVGASRVRDMFEQAKKHAPCIIFIDEIDAVGRHRGAGMGGGHDEREQTLNQLLVEMDGFEMNDGIIVIAATNRPDVLDPALLRPGRFDRQVVVGLPDIRGREQILKVHMRKVPMGDDVAPAVIARGTPGFSGADLANLVNEASLFAARTGKRIVEMKEFELAKDKIMMGAERKSMVMSEKEKQNTAYHEAGHAIVGRVVPEHDPVYKVSIIPRGRALGVTMFLPEEDRYSLSKRALISQICSLYGGRIAEEMTLGFDGVTTGASNDIMRASQIARNMVTKWGLSEKLGPLMYSEDEDGGYLGRGGGGQAASLSADTARLIDSEVRSIIDQCYGTAKQILTDNRDKLDAMADALMKYETIDAEQIDDIMAGRAPREPRDWEGGSGNSGTPTAPVGPRPETPIGGPAADL from the coding sequence ATGGCAAAGAATCTGATCCTGTGGTTGATCATCGCCGCTGTTCTCGTGACGGTGATGAACAACTTTTCAAGCCCGAACGAGCCGCAGACCCTCAACTATTCCGATTTCATCCAGCAGGTCAAGGATGGAAAGGTTGAGAAAGTCGCTGTTGATGGTTACGTCATCACAGGCAAACGAAGTGACGGCGACACCTTCAAGACCATCCGTCCTGCGATTCAGGACAATGGCCTGATAGGCGATCTGGTCGATAACAACGTGGTCATTGAAGGCAAGCAGCCAGAGCAGCAAAGCATCTGGACCCAGTTGTTGGTCGCCAGCTTTCCTATTCTCGTGATTATCGCGGTCTTCATGTTCTTCATGCGCCAGATGCAAGGTGGTGCGGGAGGCAAGGGCGGACCGATGAGCTTCGGTAAGAGCAAGGCTCGCTTGCTGTCTGAGGACCAGGTTAAGACGACCCTGGCCGACGTAGCGGGCTGTGACGAAGCTAAGGAAGAGGTGGGCGAGCTTGTCGAATTTCTTCGGGATCCGGGCAAGTTTCAGCGTCTCGGCGGTCGCATCCCGCGCGGCGTGCTGATGGTGGGCCCGCCTGGGACAGGTAAGACGTTGCTTGCAAAAGCCATTGCCGGTGAAGCCAAGGTTCCGTTCTTCACGATCTCCGGTTCTGACTTCGTTGAAATGTTTGTAGGCGTCGGCGCGAGCCGTGTCCGTGACATGTTCGAACAGGCGAAGAAACACGCACCCTGCATCATCTTCATCGACGAAATCGATGCGGTAGGGCGTCATCGCGGCGCCGGCATGGGCGGCGGTCATGACGAGCGTGAGCAGACTCTCAATCAGTTGCTGGTTGAGATGGACGGCTTCGAGATGAATGACGGCATCATTGTGATTGCCGCAACCAACCGACCTGATGTCCTCGACCCTGCGCTGTTGCGTCCGGGCCGCTTTGACCGTCAAGTAGTCGTAGGTCTGCCAGACATTCGTGGTCGTGAGCAGATCCTTAAAGTGCATATGCGCAAAGTGCCAATGGGTGACGATGTCGCACCTGCTGTCATTGCGCGGGGTACACCCGGATTCTCGGGTGCCGATCTGGCGAATCTGGTGAACGAGGCTTCCTTGTTCGCAGCCCGCACCGGCAAACGCATCGTCGAAATGAAAGAGTTCGAGCTGGCCAAAGACAAAATCATGATGGGCGCTGAGCGCAAATCGATGGTCATGTCAGAGAAAGAAAAGCAGAACACGGCTTATCACGAAGCAGGTCACGCCATCGTCGGCCGAGTGGTGCCCGAGCACGACCCGGTTTACAAGGTTTCGATCATTCCGCGCGGTCGAGCTTTGGGTGTGACCATGTTCTTGCCCGAAGAAGATCGTTACAGCCTATCCAAGCGAGCGCTTATTAGTCAGATCTGCTCACTATACGGTGGTCGTATTGCTGAAGAGATGACGTTGGGCTTCGACGGCGTTACGACGGGTGCTTCCAACGACATCATGCGCGCCAGCCAGATCGCGCGGAACATGGTGACCAAGTGGGGGCTTTCGGAAAAGCTTGGTCCGTTGATGTACTCAGAGGACGAAGATGGTGGATATCTTGGGCGCGGTGGTGGGGGGCAGGCAGCCAGTCTGTCGGCCGACACTGCTCGTTTGATCGACTCCGAAGTGCGCAGCATAATTGATCAGTGCTACGGCACTGCCAAGCAGATACTCACTGATAATCGCGACAAGCTGGATGCAATGGCGGACGCGTTAATGAAGTATGAAACCATCGATGCCGAGCAGATTGACGACATCATGGCTGGCCGCGCACCGCGTGAGCCGCGTGACTGGGAAGGCGGTTCAGGCAACTCTGGCACTCCGACGGCTCCTGTCGGGCCGCGACCTGAAACTCCGATCGGCGGCCCTGCTGCCGATCTTTAA